One stretch of Tribolium castaneum strain GA2 chromosome 5, icTriCast1.1, whole genome shotgun sequence DNA includes these proteins:
- the LOC656855 gene encoding uncharacterized protein LOC656855 isoform X2, whose translation MKFKTFLFVISFVVPECFSQDSQKCQNQVIDNDKGPNIDWTNHLIKLENESDDRPVNLVFKYTGELSVTFSDEPEFGAKYIDIVAENNQLSFKSNDNYTKIEEDPNIQSYVIGNTISFQRKFTLNCDAEQDILNLLINIKDTNNHDPTFAKTSYSYEMPMPLIPNIDLTGFGDDIIVTDYDFTNDNVAFTIDNTAFEVTTKHNNGSNSYTAVVKVKSYTYLSKDTQLTLTATDSGEPPRSSSTTIQIKIDESNSLPDIPSVPEASYQFDYAIGDDKKPELTPLGADIIVTASDSSKLTVKLESSDIAPDDYFTVELDKNSQKVTIKPTDKVIEASPNPVLVLTLVLTLNGKEKDSSKTAILVNLPTEKIITIPQFGQAYYEAQYIVNDDKDTVELSTDITVSENAEVTLVDDEKHFSISKVGDKWQVTVLADLDSSDLKKGDIPLELQATVVVDKESYVGFATLIVNLPQVDLRFTKPYYTATYTVSEGDALDTLAVDGDIALTSPSGDVTVELVDNQDYFTLSYIASSGTCTVEVKADLDQPTLHKGGDLIVNFKATLNGVEELGALVITLPDVVDAKFVDSNYVANYVITTDGVTVNINGAPISVKPPKPSSQDITVSFKQVNDNFKIVKNVDQYLISVTTPLNASDLLTREPKVFTLQTNTVPVATSTLVIELPDVRPKFTKTSYDATYKVDAAGSATVELKDTIELITILTPKLTFTGSFGDHFSFDPDKDPQISVTTNLDEDVVKTNPEILLTLQATIEGSSETETTIIVLKLPNDGTTDTLQFEQPSYVFSYKTGQDKPYIDNGGQSISLVKVHTDAEITITGTFSENFELSGTDNQFSLGIKTPLNQTVLDTEPDILLVLDASLAGLDDGFATILLHLPEKKSPNGPKFAQAFFTANYELGADRHDKVTIDGKAISLADGTTEANIEPVGTNSEHFKIEKKSDGSGYELSLVSNLDDSVLIGEADVVLTLKATLGGDVGEGTLVVKLPKKTAPASFKQPNYVAKYNMDTDPHTIDMDGIELEGDYLDDTVITLKVDDGLEDYFTINDKSPYKIALTKNLDDTVLNSQHEVVVTVVATLDKTSTTTSVIVTIPDLPTPPNFKASVYYGKYDSDKKVVTLDDPIETDAKDSSIVHITAEKPYDTNFAVEYDKTNGFAVKVTQPLDDETVQNNNEIFVVFDATVDRAVAHTSATLVLKMPTELNQIVPKFSEAFYNAQLDEKTVTIKSPITITSDKAGDTQVEVIDDYKEYFGAEFDGTSWQLTVVKELETALTEIVVTLEASLPGDDIKTTTTVIMALPDHGLTPSPKFTVPLYEAEYVDDEPPSLKITDPITLQAGFKDATVTVGSNDYQQYFKLAQNKDNALQWDISLSKPLTDDILKNNAQLVVTLKADLENSEGPEFATLVIKLPAQSQETVSFGESYYTADYTVEKDKDKINSSEITVSEGATVTVIKEYTDYFGVSCADKKCVLTVKKNLEDDVLNTKNEIIVVLQATKTDVAEKPTVPVIVSLPLQDSIEAPKFEQIVYTADYDKESSTISANSIKFKDTETKGITVAIDPTSDYKNNFKVTSKTDHWEVEVSQALDVSGKVSISFILQATKEGVQTMGEAVFVVNLPANEDTSVVEFSRVTYTGKYNVKDTTDEVVLEQNIQIKGISDTSKAKLIIEGGSNKDNFEIKASEEQKDQWIIGVKTDLPNEILDTETSIVLTLQATVNETSSSGEVGVVINLPKAYTPTSFYFTSTSYTADYEIKNNSPELKVDSKISIENDPDSTATTVKLSGDFAKYFAADYSKGIVTITLSKAIPNEIVEKQSALPVTIEAAKKDNQVARAVLVVRLPKETSQNDDDDSSDDQTGLIAAVAVLAVLLVASLVGSAVFYYFKFKTAKNYSNMSDSPRPSERFRKNSAGLDTRGAYAY comes from the exons ATGAAGTTTAagacatttttatttgttatttcgTTTGTTGTCCCGGAATGTTTTTCCCAAGACT CTCAAAAATGCCAAAATCAGGTTATCGATAACGACAAAGGGCCAAACATTGACTGGACAAATCAcctaataaaattagaaaatgaatCTGATGATAGACCTGTCAATTTAGTATTTAAGTATACAGGAGAATTAA GTGTAACGTTTTCTGATGAGCCTGAATTTGGTGCAAAATATATAGATATCGTTGCAGAAAATAATCAACTAAGCTTCAAAAGCAACGATAACTATACAAAGATTGAGGAAGATCCAAACATACAGTCTTACGTTATAGGAAACACAATAAGTTTTCAAAGAAAATTCACTTTAAATTGTGATGCAGAGCAAGatattttg AACCTTTTAATAAACATCAAAGATACAAACAACCATGATCCAACTTTTGCCAAAACCAGTTACAGCTACGAAATGCCTATGCCTTTAATCCCAAATATTGACTTGACCGGATTTGGCGACGATATAATTGTAACAGATTACGATTTCACCAATGacaatgtagcatttactatTGACAATACTGCTTTCGAAGTTACAACAAAACACAACAATGGTTCCAACAGTTACACGGCTGttgtaaaagttaaaagttaTACATATCTTTCAAAGGACACGCAACTGACTCTTACAGCAACT GATTCAGGAGAGCCGCCACGATCAAGCTCAACcacaattcaaataaaaattgatgaaagCAACAGTTTACCCGACATTCCTTCAGTACCAGAAGCTTCATATCAGTTTGACTATGCTATTGGTGATGATAAAAAACCAGAACTGACACCACTTGGTGCGGACATAATAGTAACCGCCAGTGATTCTTCCAAACTTACAGTAAAACTAGAAA GTAGTGACATTGCTCCCGATGATTATTTTACCGTCGaacttgacaaaaattcacaaaaagtAACAATAAAGCCCACTGACAAAGTCATAGAAGCTTCACCGAACCCCGTGCTGGTTTTAACCCTCGTGTTAACTCTAAAcggaaaagaaaaagacagcAGCAAAACCGCGATTCTGGTAAACCTCCCAACTGAGAAAATTATCACCATACCACAATTCGGTCAAGCGTACTATGAGGCCCAGTATATAGTTAACGATGATAAAGACACCGTGGAGCTGTCGACAGATATTACAGTTTCCGAAAACGCTGAGGTCACACTTGTAGATG ACgaaaaacactttagtataagcAAGGTTGGTGATAAGTGGCAAGTAACTGTGCTGGCGGATTTGGATAGTAGTGACTTGAAAAAAGGTGATATCCCCTTGGAACTTCAAGCTACAGTAGTTGTTGATAAAGAGTCATACGTTGGTTTTGCTACTTTGATTGTTAACCTTCCTCAAGTTGACTTGCGGTTTACTAAACCTTACTACACGGCAACTTACACCGTTAGCGAGGGGGACGCCCTTGATACGTTAGCAGTGGATGGAGACATTGCACTGACTTCACCAAGTGGTGATGTTACAGTTGAATTAGTTGACA ATCAGGATTATTTCACATTAAGTTATATTGCGAGTTCTGGAACATGTACGGTAGAAGTTAAGGCTGATTTAGATCAACCTACTTTGCACAAAGGGGGCGATTTGATCGTGAATTTCAAAGCAACACTAAACGGTGTTGAGGAACTAGGTGCTTTGGTCATCACATTACCGGATGTTGTTGATGCAAAATTTGTTGATTCCAATTATGTGGCTAATTACGTAATTACCACCGATGGAGTTACAGTTAATATAAACGGGGCTCCAATCTCGGTAAAGCCCCCCAAGCCCTCCAGTCAAGACATTACTGTCAGTTTCAAACAAG TGaatgataattttaaaatcgtgAAAAACGTGGACCAATATCTTATCAGTGTTACAACTCCTTTAAACGCCTCGGATTTGCTAACGCGAGAACCTAAAGTTTTCACTTTGCAAACAAACACCGTACCGGTTGCTACAAGTACTTTGGTTATTGAATTACCAGACGTTCGGCCCAAATTCACCAAAACTTCCTATGACGCCACTTATAAAGTTGATGCTGCAGGAAGTGCAACAGTTGAACTAAAGGACACGattgaattaattacaataCTGACCCCGAAACTCACTTTTACTGGCT CCTTTGGAGACCATTTCTCTTTTGATCCCGACAAAGATCCACAAATTAGTGTCACAACTAATCTAGACGAAGACGTTGTAAAGACAAACCCAGAAATTTTACTGACACTACAAGCAACTATTGAGGGTTCTAGCGAGACTGAAACGACAATCATTGTCCTAAAATTGCCAAACGATGGGACAACAGACACGTTGCAATTTGAGCAACCATCGTATGTTTTTTCGTACAAAACTGGCCAAGACAAGCCTTACATTGACAACGGGGGGCAAAGTATAAGTCTAGTCAAAGTACACACTGACGCTGAAATTACCATCACTGGGA CGTTTAGTGAAAATTTCGAATTGTCAGGCACCGATAACCAATTTAGCCTTGGCATCAAAACTCCCTTAAACCAAACCGTCCTAGACACCGAACCTGACATTCTTCTCGTTCTGGACGCAAGTCTGGCCGGTCTGGACGATGGTTTCGCCACGATTTTGCTTCATCTCCCTGAGAAAAAATCCCCGAATGGGCCAAAATTCGCCCAAGCGTTTTTTACAGCCAATTATGAGTTGGGAGCTGACCGACACGATAAAGTCACAATTGACGGAAAGGCCATAAGTCTAGCTGATGGAACAACTGAGGCAAACATTGAACCAGTCGGAA CAAATAGCGAACACTTTAAGATTGAGAAGAAGAGTGACGGTAGTGGTTATGAGCTGAGTTTGGTTTCGAATTTGGATGATTCGGTTTTGATTGGTGAAGCTGATGTGGTTTTGACGTTGAAAGCAACGCTTGGTGGTGACGTTGGAGAGGGAACTTTGGTGGTGAAACTGCCCAAAAAGACAGCACCGGCTTCGTTTAAACAACCAAACTATGTGGCTAAGTACAACATGGACACTGATCCACACACAATTGACATGGACGGGATTGAACTCGAGGGTGACTATTTGGACGACACTGTGATTACTTTGAAAGTGGATGATG GACTCGAagactattttacaattaatgACAAAAGTCCGTACAAAATTGCGTTAACTAAGAATCTGGATGATACGGTACTGAACAGTCAACACGAAGTTGTAGTTACTGTAGTTGCAACACTTGATAAAACCTCGACCACAACTTCCGTGATTGTAACAATCCCAGACTTGCCAACACCACCAAACTTTAAGGCGAGCGTATACTATGGCAAATATGACAGTGATAAGAAAGTTGTAACCCTTGATGATCCAATCGAAACCGATGCCAAAGATTCAAGTATCGTTCACATCACTGCAGAAAAGC CCTATGACACAAACTTTGCTGTAGAGTATGACAAAACGAACGGTTTCGCTGTTAAAGTAACACAGCCGCTTGATGACGAAACCGTACAAAATAACAACGAAATCTTTGTGGTTTTTGATGCCACAGTTGACCGTGCTGTGGCTCACACTTCGGCCACTTTGGTCCTCAAAATGCCCACTGAACTGAACCAAATCGTGCCGAAATTTTCCGAGGCATTTTACAACGCCCAGTTGGACGAAAAGACTGTCACGATAAAATCACCGATCACTATCACCAGTGACAAAGCCGGCGATACGCAAGTTGAAGTGATTGACG ATTACAAGGAATATTTTGGAGCGGAATTTGATGGTACGAGTTGGCAGTTGACAGTGGTTAAGGAACTAGAAACAGCTCTGACGGAAATTGTTGTAACGCTGGAAGCGTCCTTGCCAGGTGATGACATTAAAACAACCACCACTGTGATTATGGCTCTGCCAGATCACGGTTTAACACCAAGTCCTAAGTTTACGGTACCTCTCTATGAGGCTGAATATGTGGACGATGAACCGCCCTCTCTTAAAATCACTGATCCGATCACACTCCAAGCCGGGTTTAAAGATGCTACAGTAACTGTTGGTTCTAATGATTATCAACAGTACTTCAAACTTGCGCAAAACAAGGACAATGCGCTTCAGTGGGATATCAGCTTAAGTAAACCACTAACTGACGATATTCTTAAAAACAACGCGCAACTTGTCGTAACTCTGAAGGCCGATTTGGAAAATTCGGAAGGTCCAGAGTTTGCGACACTAGTCATCAAACTGCCTGCGCAATCTCAGGAAACTGTATCTTTTGGTGAAAGTTACTACACTGCCGATTACACTGTGGAAAAGgacaaagacaaaataaattccTCTGAAATTACTGTAAGTGAAGGCGCCACAGTCACAGTGATTAAAG AATACACCGACTACTTTGGGGTCAGTTGTGCCGACAAAAAGTGTGTCTTGacagtgaaaaaaaatcttgaagatgatgttttaaacacgaaaaatgaaattatcgTTGTATTGCAAGCCACAAAGACAGATGTTGCCGAAAAACCGACAGTGCCAGTTATTGTGAGTTTGCCCTTGCAAGACTCTATCGAAGCACCGAAATTCGAACAAATTGTCTACACTGCTGATTATGATAAGGAAAGTAGCACAATATCGGCGAATTCGATCAAATTTAAAGACACTGAGACTAAAGGCATAACAGTGGCAATTGATCCTACGTCAG ACTATAAGAATAATTTCAAAGTGACTTCTAAAACGGACCATTGGGAAGTTGAAGTCAGTCAGGCATTAGATGTCAGCGGTAAAGTTTCGATTTCCTTTATTTTACAAGCAACGAAAGAAGGTGTTCAAACAATGGGGGAAGCTGTCTTTGTGGTCAATCTTCCAGCGAATGAAG ATACATCGGTTGTGGAATTCAGTCGAGTGACTTACACCGGCAAATACAATGTCAAGGATACAACCGACGAAGTGGTTTTGGAGCAAAATATTCAAATCAAGGGAATTAGTGATACTAGCAAAGCAAAGTTAATTATAGAAGGTG GGAGTAATAAGGACAACTTTGAGATAAAGGCATCCGAAGAGCAGAAAGACCAATGGATTATCGGTGTTAAAACTGATCTTCCGAATGAAATTTTGGATACTGAAACTTCGATCGTTCTAACTTTGCAAGCGACAGTGAATGAAACTTCAAGTAGTGGAGAAGTTGGGGTTGTAATTAATCTTCCAAAGGCATATACCCCCACGAGTTTTTACTTCACCAGTACCTCATACACCGCTGACTATGAAATCAAAAATAACTCCCCTGAATTAAAGGTAGATTCGAAAATTTCAATCGAAAATGATCCAGACAGTACGGCCACAACAGTGAAACTCTCAGGAG attttgccAAATATTTTGCCGCTGATTATTCCAAAGGCATAGTAACGATAACTCTATCAAAGGCAATTCCCAACGAAATTGTCGAAAAACAGTCAGCCCTTCCGGTGACAATCGAAGCAGCAAAAAAAGACAATCAAGTCGCGAGAGCGGTCTTGGTGGTCAGACTTCCCAAGGAGACAA GCCAAAATGACGACGATGACTCGTCCGATGACCAAACCGGCCTGATTGCCGCAGTCGCAGTTTTGGCCGTTTTGTTGGTCGCCTCTCTGGTCGGAAGTGCCGTTTTCTACTACTTCAAATTCAA AACTGCAAAAAACTACAGCAACATGAGTGACAGTCCGCGGCCTTCGGAACGCTTCAGGAAAAACAGTGCCGGGCTTGACAC GAGAGGAGCGTATGCGTACTAG